The sequence below is a genomic window from Nicotiana tomentosiformis chromosome 6, ASM39032v3, whole genome shotgun sequence.
GCTCAAGAAGAATCAATTGTACTATCATGCAGTGGCAGAGCTACTCATATTTTGCGGTAAAATTACACTGTATAGataggtaatttttttttttatatacatatactatatgtTGTCCCCTTGACTTCTCTGTgtgtttatttctttatattttgacaccccttaatTAAAAACCAGGTTCCGCCGCCACTGCTATCAGGAAAGCAGAAAATCTAAGTTAAGGAAGAATGATCACTCACCAACCATCAAGGCTGCAAATTTACCACTATCTATAGGTACAACAAGCATCCGGTAGAGCTCCAACAACAGAGGAGGGAATAGTGATCTCAATATCCGGACCTGTCACACTTGCAGCTATCACAAGGTGAGATATGAAAATCTACAACCCACTTAGTCACATCGGCCACAGATTCAACCACACCTCCCCGCAAATAAGTACTCCACCGACCAGAGGAAATTTTATATATGAAAGAAAAACAACACTAGAATGGTGTTACCGCGGCGTCTCTAGTTTCGGAATTGTTTTGACCAACCGTCAGACGATGTGCCACTTCAATTAGCCCCTCGTACCCATGCTTATCAGAGTCCCACCGAGTCTCCTACCCAAATTGCAGGACTATTTGAGAAAACCAAGCAATATGAAGTGGAGACGGAGGTTTAAAATGGGCTTACCTGTACCATTTTGTTCCGGAATAGAGGGCTTACCTGGACCATTTTGTTCCGGAATAGACTTAGGAACAGGTTATCAAACACGCCGGGCTTGTAAGCAACAGGAGACTTGTTTTTTCTTGCTTCAATCTGTGGGGAAGGAGAAATAACTTGTAAGacgaaatcaaaaaaaaaaaagacaaagaaTTGAACAAGGGAAGAGCGTTTCCCACAGGTTCTGATTTACTAGTAGAGAAGCACGAAACGCGAATATCAACTTTTCCTTTGAGCGAAGCGAAGAGGGACGAGGGCATTTGAAACATATCCATATCCGGACTTCCTACTCTATCAGGGTTGTTTGGCATCCGGTGTGATAAGAGGCAGGATTAAAAATTTATACCGCCAAAAGATATAAATTTAATCTCACGCTTAATTCATGTGGTATAAATTAATTCTAATGTTATAATCCCGGATAATTTGGTTGGATTTCTTTCTTTTACTTTCGACCTCAAGTATTTTCTTTAGGTATAATATCATAATGGCAAAAAGTTCAAATATGGGGGAGTACATAATTAGCTCTTCAACTTCCCTTTTGTCAATTAAATTGTGTATGAACCTAAATCTTGACCAGCCAAGTTTCATAAAAAGGCCTTACCGTTAGGGGTCATTTAGGTGTAAGATACAATTTATACCGggattatatacaaattagtataCAGTATAATTTAAAATAGTTAATTACTTTTTAGCAAAATAAAAGTTTGTACACTAGAATGGTAGTTAGTTTTATTGTTTTAATTcagttaaaaaatatttaattttcataTTCTTATTCCACATTATACCCTACTTAAAATAATACATAGATTTTCCTCATTACCTTACATGTATGTTATTTATGAAGaacaataattttaaattatgtgtcatgctatgttttgatgatctgaCAAACTTAATGTTAAGAACCAAGTGGGGAACCTGTTTCACATCCTCTGAGTACTTAaagatcaacaagtctcaagtctggGACATGCTCCAACTTTCAGAGTCCAAGAAACAATATAGGGAATAGATCGATATCAGTGTCCTTGCTGACAGtaccagtcaactccccacagCTATAAAATGACTGTAATTGTTCCTCTGCACACGCGCAACAATGCAAACAGTGGAGcagtcactttatggggaatgcctttgtaccaaacatgcttacatcattcaagtgatgtcacttatGCAATATTAACATGAAGGAAAGGCAaaacaacacacacacacactctagAATTCATCAAGCTTTCTCTCAAGTGTATTGCCAACCTGCAAGTGACATTCAAGgcgtcaagaacaaagaacaacataacgaaggatCAGTTTCCTGCATTGAGCCAtcatatgtccttagttgtgtagcACCTTTGTCAaagtgatttacttgtaattcctacttagcttagttagaagcattgtgtaggagaCCTTTGTAGAATCATAAACCATGTGTTTgtatcttggctagagttagtcgagttgtaagctttgtaatagagttattacaaaggggcttgtaatagagttattacaagttagtgagggattaagaaaTTAATTTCTAGGTTACAATAgtttgtaatctgaagtttgctcagtagtgaagttgaaatcctacaagggtaggtcgtggtttttaatcccgtgagttgAGAGTTTTCCTTGTAAAATTCTACTatgtcatttacttactgttgTGTGCGTGTGTTCCGTGGAAACAAATAGAAAACCTGATTCTCTATATAAGTTTGGTAgacccttagtttctatcaattgATATCAGAACaagttctttctatcaggctaacacctagaaaggatcctcatggctgctctaccaaactttgaagaaggtcaatcaacctacagaccaccaTGATTTAATGGCcaatactatggatggtggaagataaggatgcatgattttatcatggctgaagaCTCAGAACTTTGGGATGTCATCTGCGATGGTCCTTTTGTTCCTATGAAGACCATTGGAGAACCAAAAGTGTCAGTTCCCAAGACAAGGAAAGAATACAATGATGCTGACAGAAAGGCTATAGAGAAGAACTTCCGAGCCAAAAAGATCCTCGTCTGTGGTATTGGACTAGGCGAATACAACCGGATTTTTGCTTGCCAATCTGccaaggagatctgggaagctctccaaacAGCACACGAAGGGACTACTCAAGTCAAACAGTCGAAGATTGATATGTTAACCATTGAGTATGAGCAATTCAGGATGAAAGACGATGAGTCCATTCAGGATATGCACACTCGCTTCACTTCTATCATCAATGAGCTCCATTCTCTGGGAGAAATCATTCCAAGAAACAAGCTTGTCAGAAAAATACTCAGCGTATTACCTGGATCCTGGGAAAGCAAAGTAAATGCTATCATGGAGGCAAAGGATATGCAGAAgctgaccattgatgaactcattggcaatctgaaaacttatgaaatgaaaaagaagaagaaggataatgagagaagagagcccaaaaaggagaagaacctcgtcctcaagacagacaaaaatgactcaagtggtgaggatgccgATATGGCTTACCTGACAAAgagatttcagaaaatggttcaCAGAAATGGAGGTATTCTAAAAAGGGGCAGCTCTAGCAATTCAAGAGGCTATGACCTATGTCATAAGTGTGGAAAACCAGGACATTTCATCAAGGATTGCCCCATCCTCAAGCAAGATCAGTACAAACACAACATAGACAAAGTAGTCAAGAGGAACCCGGTTCTTGACAAATGATTCAAGAGAAAAGATGTCGTTGACAATGTTGTGAAGCAAGATCTTGCTACATGGGGAGACTATTCCAGTGAATATGGAGAAGATGATGAAAAAGGCGACAACTCCATGATGGCAGTAGAAAGTGAAGCAATTGAATATGACACAATCTTTGCCTTGATGGCACAATTTGacgatgatgaagatgatgacgATGAGGTAGACTTTCTAGATGTTCAAAGAAATCTGAAGTCTTACTCTCCAAAAAAAACTTATGTTTTGGCAAATGTTTTGATTGATACTTATcacagtcttataaatgataaaaatgcatTAACTGTGGAACTAggagaagtagaacatgagatgGATGATCTAGTAGTTTGTGTGGTCGATTTAAAAGAAACCATTAagagtttgaaaaaaaaaagaaaaagatgccCTAGCTGAAATAATTTCAAACATagaacatgagagagatgacctaaCAGTTGTTGTGTTTGATTTAAAAGAGACCATTGAGTGTCTTAAAGAAGAGAAAAAAGCCTTAACTAAAAAGGTAGCTAACATAAAGCATGGGAGAGATGACTTATTAGTGGTAGTTGTAGACTTAAAGAAAATAATTGATGAACAAAAAGGAGAAGGTGGTCATAAGATTACTCgaaagggaaaggaagttgcaagtgaggaATATCTTAGGATTGAAGATGAGTTAAAATCAGTAAAATCCAGTCTGTGTGCCGAACTAGAGAAAAATAAGCAACTTCAGGAAGATCTAGGAAGAGTTAAGAGTGATCTAgaaaaatcactcaagtggacctggtcctctgatgctaTCATTGCCATGTATAAGAACAATAGGGGAAACAGGCAAGGAATAGGGTTCAAAAGGGAAAAGACTCCATATaaccctcatagcaagtacgTTACTGTACCTAATAATTGGCTCTGCACTCACTGTAGTAATACTGGGCACTTTAAGGAAACCTGTAAGGCCAGATTTCAGTCTCAATAGAAAAACAAAGTTTTTGCTAAAAAGGTAACTACTGTTAAAGAACCTGGGCCCTCATATAAAAAACATATGATGCCTGCTTGGATCAGAAGAGTCCTGATTCATCcctttcctcattacaagggacccaaacttattTTGGTTCCTAAGTCTAAACCTTGATTTCCTTGTGCAGGGAGCAGTGAAAGGGAGCAGCCAATAATGGTACATGGATATCGGTTGTTCGAAGCACATGACTGGAAGCACAAATAATTTCCTTTCACTCAAGGCCCTGCAAGGCGGGAGTGTGTCCTTTGAAAATGGCAAAAGGGATACATTCTAGGAGTTGGAAGGATTGGGAAGTCTCTTTCTCACTCAATTGAAATTGTGTACTACGTGAATGGGTTGAAGTACAACTTGCTAAGTGTATCCCAAATCTGTGACAAGGGAAACAAAGTGGAATTTGTGTAAAAAATGTGCACAATCACAAATTTTGTGACTGGTGAGGTGGTTCTGGTGGCTAAAAGATACAAAAACATTTATGTTGCTGATTTGGAGTCCTTGCAAAATGGGAATCTCAGTTGTTTGAgcgttgttgatgatgatgctgaactgtggcacagaagattgggtcatgcaagttttacgttgcttaacaaATTGGTCAAGAATGACCTGGTTCGTGGCCTTCCCAAGTCAATCTTCAAGGATCACAAGggtgtgatgcatgtgtaaaaggaAAACAAGTCAGATCCTCTTTCAAGCCCCAAAAGGAAGTGAGTACCTCAAGGAAACTTGATCTCATCcatatggatctgtgtggacctatgagggtgccaagtagaggaggaaagaagtataTCTTTGTTATAGTGGACGACTACTCCAGATTCACCTGGACCCTGtttctcagaaccaaggatgaaacctttcCAGTATTTGCTACATTTGTGAAGAAGATCCAGGTGAAAAGGAGCCATAATGTGGCGTGTATAAGATCTGATCACATCACAGAATTTGACAAGACAAAATTCGACAAATTCTGTGCTAAAAATGGCATAAGTCACAATTTTTCAGCTCCAAGAACacttcaacaaaatggtgttgtgaaAAGGaagaataggactcttgaagacatggcaagaACAATATTGATTGACAGTGGCATTGCGAAgagtttctgggcagaagctgtcaaCATTGCGtgctacttggtgaacaggtgcatgatcagtTCCCTCCTTAACAAAACCCCGTATGAACTGCTGAACGGAAGGAAGCCCAAGCTAACATATTTGAGGACAATTGGCTGCAAATGTTTTGTTCTCAATGGTAAGGAAGCACTTGAAAATtttgatgccaaaagtgatgaaggaatctttctaGTCTATTCATCACAAAGCAAAGCTTACAAAGTATACAATAAAAGAACTCAATGTGTTGAGGAAATCATACATataatctttgatgaatctcaccacctatgtgggaaagattcacatgataagatGGATCAAGACGAATAGTAGACAACTGTTCCTGGAGAAGTCATTgacatggcaaatggaaaggcTGACATGATGAGTCATGTCAAGGAGTCAAATGATGATGGTGCAGTTGTATCTCCAACTGATGTGGAGGAACCTAGTCCCtcaatcacaacaactgaagctgaGAACAGGGTGGTAGATGCTGAGCCGAGAAGCGGATCTCACGTTAACCAAGGATCACattcagaagtacctggatcctCTCGCAATGAGATTCATGTATCTAATTGGAAGCACAAAAGTTCACATCCTCTTCAAAATGTGATCACTCTTCTTGACTCCGGGATTCAAACTAAATCAAAGTCAAGAAATTCACTAGCCTTCTCTGCATTTCTTTCTCAAGTTGAGCCCAAAAATATTAAGGAAGCATTGAAAAATCCTGACTGAATTACTGCTATGCAAGATGAACTTCATCAATTTGAGAGCAACAATGTGTGACACCTGGTTCCTCGACCTGCTGACAGAACAGTTATAGGAACCAGATGGGTatttagaaacaaacttgataagtttggaaatacaacaaggaataagGCAAAGCtagtagttcaaggctacaatcaggaagaagggattgactataatgaaacttttgctccagttgctcgaatggagTCCATCAAAATtcttattgcctttgcatctcatatggaattcaaattgtatcaaatggatgtcaaaagtgcctttctgaatggctttctaaaagaagaagtcttCATCAAGCAACCACCTGGCTTCGAATGTCATGAGCATCCTGAGCATGTTTTTAAACTCGACAAGGCCTTATACGGGCTAAAGCAGGCTCctcgtgcatggtatgaaaggttatccaaatttcttctagaaaatggctttacaagggGGAAAATTGACAACACTTTATTTCCGAAGAAATGGGGGAGGAACCTGCTTATTGTGCAAGTTTATGTTGACGACATCATCtttggtgcaacaaatgattCTCTATGTGAAGAGTTTGCAACGCTCATGGGAagcgagtttgaaatgagcatgatgggagaattgaatttcttcttgggtTTGCAAGTCAAGCAAACTTCTAAGGGAACAATGATAAGTTAGTAGAAGTACATCAAAGAGCTTCTGAAGAGGTTTGAAATGGAAAGCTCAAAAATTATTGATACTCCTATTTCCACTGTCACTCGTCTTgatatggatgaacctggttccccTGTGAACGAGACTATGCACAAAGGTATCATTGGATCACACTTGTATCTCACAGCAAGCAGACCGTATATCATTTTCAGTATGGGATTGTGTGCGAGGTTTCAATCTAATCCAAAGGAATATCATCTGAAGGCTGCCAAAAGAATCCTTAAgtatctcaaaggaacgcaggACATGGTTCTCTACTATTCATTAGGAGATAATTTCTACTTTATCGGGTATGCTGACACTGACTATATtggttatctggtggataggAAAAGCACTTCTAAAATGGCACACTTTCTGGGTTTATGTCTAATTTCATGGGGTACAAGAAAATAAAACTCAGTGGCTCTTTCAACTGGAGAAGCTGAGTATGTGGTGGCTGCCTCTTACTGTGATCAACTACTGTGGATCAAGCAACAACTAGAagattttggtatttttttttattgtgtGCCCTTACTATATGACAACACAagtgctctcaacatggcaaagaatccagttcaacataagagaacaaagcacattgatgtgcgacatCACTTCCTCAAAGATAATGTTGAAAAAGGGCTTATCTGCATGATGTTTTGCAGTACAGAAGATCAAATTGCAGATATCTTTACCAAAGCACTGAGCAGAGAGCACTTTGAGAAGAATTGTTTTGCACTGGGGTTGATACAGTCAATCTGAGGACCTGGTCCCTCGATAATGGGATATGAAAGAAATATACAGGTAAAATTGCTAAAAAGTGTTTTCTGGTAAGGTCTAACTCACTTCTATACTAttacaggtagacacgcatgTCAATTACAGAGCAAGCAACGAGCTAACATATGGCAGTTTTGCAAAAGGATGAGGCTCACATTTACAAAATCtatcagggaacctggttcccgTGACACAAGTTAGTGGTTCCTTGTGCACTCTCATGCATAATTTTTTTAACGGCTAAAAAGGATGCCACATCATTAAAATGTCAGCttgctatttttttctttttggaaccCAAGATTCATACCTGTTCCGAAACGACCCGTCTACCCAAAAAATTTAATACCCTTTCTCAACCGGTCCCTCATCCCCTTTTTAATAAATCCAAACACTGTCACTCTCACAACTGTTAACATCCCAAAATTCCCTTTTTCTTCAACAACCAAACATCTTCTTCTTCCATAAATCCTTACTCCACTCCACTATGTCTGAGAATCTTGAAGCCAAAAATGCTCCAAGCATCGTCCCCACTATGTCTTCGCCTGTCGTCAAAATAGTAACAGAGTCTATGACCTCTACGCTCTCTAGCACAAACCCTAAGTAAGAGTCATAACCAACTACCACTTCTTCCCCAACCCAATCAAGTACTGATTCTCATCGGAGTCGCAAAACTTCGAATCCCAAGAAGTTTGTGGCAGCGACCTCTCCTTCCGTTTTATCAGAAAAAATGGTAGAAGTAGATACAGTGGCGGAAAAAGAACTTCAGGAAATCTCTAGTTGGCCAGTGAAAGAAAGTTCTGAGATGCAAGGAGTGGGTTGTAACAGTGATGAATCAACAAAGACTACCCCATGCCTTGATTTGAATGTCGCCGAGTCTACAGGTAATGCTCTTCCTATGTCTTCTGAATTTACTTTGGGTTTGCAAGAACAAGAGGCCATAGATAATATATTGTCAATCGCTGCTAAGGGCTATGCAGTTGGTGAGTATGAAGGCGTGTCTGAAACAAATGGGTCTAAGAGGGAAGGTAATAGTCTACTGGTGGAGGGAAGGGAACTGGTGCCTGTCAAAAATCTGGCACCAGACAGTACTACTGGGGAACTTCCAGAGGGACCTGATCCCTCCACACAAGAGGAGCACTATgatcctacttgggatgaaactccCTGTTCTTCTAAAGAACCCCAGGTCAGTATTGATCACCCTCTATCTCTTCATTTCTATGTTGAGCTATTGGCCATTGTTCCTCCCGAGATTAGATCTCTGTCTGAGGAGGAAAATGAAGGGAGTGAAGAAGACTATGATAATGTGGCTATTGCGAGTTTCATTAGTGCTAGGAGTAAAATGGCAACTCACCAACCGCCCACTCCTAAATGGCCCACTACTAGACTGCAAAAGAAGGAAGCTCTTGAGTTAATACTGAAGAAAagtaagaaagaaaagaagaggaGGAGGTTGATGAAGGGTGGAAAGCAGGTATATGACGAGGTAGTACCTACAGCTCTTGTGGTAAATGTTGATGACGAGGTGAATGAGGAACCTAGTCCCTTGATCCGTAAATACTCCAAAAACCTGCTGTTCTAAAATTTGGTAAAACGTCATTTGTGAGTGTGATGGAAGTTAGCAACATTGCAGTGGACAAGTCTGTTGAGAAAGTGGCTGAAGAGTGTGCTGAAAAGGTGTCTGAGAAGAATGTGTATGAGAAGGCGTCTGAGAAATCTGATGAGAAAGGAAAAAGTGTAAGAAAATCCATAAAGAGAAAGGCCGGCGCcaatgaggaacctggttcctcgaAAAAGGCCAAGGTTAGTGTGACCAAGGATGTTGGACTGGAAAATCTGAGAAAACAGAAAGTGCTTTGGGGCAGAACCTTTGCCCCTGACATTCTTGACATGAcgggaatgtcacgacccaaaccgatgggccacgatgggcacccgatactttactcaaccgagtaccaatataacgtatctttcttattacatcatcataggtaagtgggccagaaggggcgtcataAGATAAATAGAGTAAACGTGAGGGAATTACCCGACATggaatgacccaacctgatataaaaacttatacacgtgacatacgggcctataagaccaacaTGAtgatttataaactcaaaatataggccaacaaggccatacaagtatccgtacacatgacatctgtctacaatcctctaagaatacatagttatcataaaggtcaggacagagtcctgccataccaatcaatacatgtcctaatgatactgaccaaatagcaactctagagcaaatggagcacaccaacatcttccgttgagctgatagcctacttggggggctctcaacctatctatcgggacctgcgggcatgaaacgcagcatccccaggaaaaagggatgtcagtacaaataatgtaccgagtatgtaaggcatgaataTCAATACATaagagacatagatgaaacatggaataaagaattccacctgtaagtctaaataactttgtaaattttgaaacatttataatgtcatgcacgtgcgtataaatgtcgtgtcatgcataaGTATAGGTGTAAATAACataatcaagcctctgagggcatcccatcatattattttggccactgtgggcaaaatcatcaacgtatacccgctgatcaggtggtggtgcgtatataacgccgtaacctttttccatatcccatatatatatatatatatatatatatatatatatatatatatatatatatacacacatacatatacacgtatataacgtcatctggtcatgggtcaatgtacgtgtataaatgaatgaaatgcatgtgaaatacgttaataagatcttTCCGAaagtcataagaccattatgcctcttattaatatcatgaaataaactttatcaacttacgtattttctgagacccatgaacagacgatagaataataagacatatgggaattcaagaacataggcacctctaatacttctatgaatagagtcatttatgaaagttgcgtattttgctcgtttcatttgtatcatttggatcatgccaaaagaaagaagggatagccttaacatacctgagctgattctcttgacaatccctctaacacacatcaattgcgataacacgtaacggcagatcgaagtagggaaaaatctgtatgatattcttgagaaagattgcaccgtactcccttagaatcgtaaaatcccgttgctattacgcagtataatttcgtatgaaattTTTCTTAAGACCGTTACCTTGCTGAATATGACCATCTTTAATTTGTGATTTTAGAGAAGCCTCACGTTACCATTGCAATTTGAGCCAATCACGTTACATTGCAAATTTTGTATGAATCTCTCTTAAAGAGATCTTTGTGAGCTCCATCCGTTACTTGAAGACAAGATATAAGCATCTCACACTTTACTTTGTAGAGACAAGCACCTCATTTAGGTGAATGAGAGGTCTTTTATCATAATGGGTGTGGGGCCACTCTTTTGATGATTTTGGCCACAAAGTCCTCTAATTGTGCCATCTTGCTTTGTGGGTTAAGACTCATTATCAAGAGTCctttgggctgccacgttggAGTCTAATCAAAACTTATCCaaataaactaattaaataattaatctcCCCTAAGATCACTAATTatctaattatccacataattaagaattacctcaaattacttaaaatactactcacttttaacatattttatacaccttactatcatggtcatgtgataccttgtatggtactagtccataaataccgggtattttagctcgggccgtattttatcccaaattgacaaccctcaatgaaattcattttcttcgatttgcttaccctctcaccttcacgaatttactcatcacttgtttgaaatagcataattcttataatctcaaaataatctcattcccgaacttatgtcgattaacttacgacgaaactttaacgtatgaaaatgcagAATATAACATCTCATTTTTCGAGATTCCataaatttacttatggcatactttcacatacgaaaacatggggtgtaacagggaATGCGACAATTGGTTAAAATTAGTGAATTTCAACAGTGGACACATCTGTTCACACATGAGAGTCCCAAAGTGTATGAGG
It includes:
- the LOC104089521 gene encoding beta-carotene isomerase D27, chloroplastic — encoded protein: MPNNPDRVGSPDMDMFQMPSSLFASLKGKVDIRVSCFSTSKSEPIEARKNKSPVAYKPGVFDNLFLSLFRNKMVQETRWDSDKHGYEGLIEVAHRLTVGQNNSETRDAAVRILRSLFPPLLLELYRMLVVPIDSGKFAALMVARVTALSCPWLMGPCAINSVDLPNGSSLMSGVFVEKCKYLEESKCVGVCINTCKLPTQTFFKDHMGVPLVMEPNFTDYSCQFKFGILPPQPEADDTLKEPCLEICPNAVRRKEMSHNMDAHKCPKA